One Microlunatus soli genomic window carries:
- a CDS encoding SDR family oxidoreductase yields MRVFVTGASGGIGSAVVPELVAHGHEVLGLARSDASAKIITERGATPLRGDLADPASLRAGVAETDGVIHLAFDNDFSNVERSIAAETAAIDTYAAAMEDTGKALVIASGSPATPGRVSTEDDRMPTDGPMGGRGRNARTVLELAAKGVRSATVGLPRSVHQAGQRYGFASMLIAAARQSGVSGYVGDGSQRWPAVHCLDAATLFRLVLEKAEPGTVAHAVADEGDSMLSIATAIGHELALPVEPVSTESFGFLGSIFAMDQPSSSAKTRELFGWQPKHPSLLDDLRAGDYPS; encoded by the coding sequence ATGCGTGTGTTCGTCACCGGCGCCAGCGGAGGAATCGGATCGGCGGTCGTTCCCGAGCTCGTCGCCCACGGCCACGAGGTGCTCGGCCTTGCTCGATCCGACGCCTCGGCCAAGATCATCACCGAGCGCGGTGCAACGCCGCTGCGTGGCGACCTCGCCGACCCGGCGAGCCTGCGGGCCGGGGTCGCCGAGACCGACGGCGTCATCCACCTCGCCTTCGACAACGACTTCAGCAACGTCGAACGGTCGATCGCCGCGGAGACCGCGGCGATCGATACCTATGCCGCGGCCATGGAGGACACCGGCAAGGCCCTGGTCATCGCCTCCGGATCACCGGCGACCCCCGGGCGGGTCTCGACCGAGGACGATCGGATGCCTACCGACGGGCCGATGGGTGGTCGCGGCCGCAATGCCCGGACGGTCCTGGAGCTGGCGGCCAAGGGCGTGCGGTCGGCGACCGTCGGTCTGCCGCGTTCGGTACATCAGGCCGGGCAGCGCTACGGGTTCGCGTCGATGTTGATCGCCGCGGCCCGGCAGAGCGGGGTGTCCGGCTACGTCGGCGACGGCAGTCAGCGGTGGCCCGCCGTCCACTGTCTCGACGCCGCAACACTGTTCCGGTTGGTGCTGGAGAAGGCCGAGCCGGGCACGGTCGCCCATGCGGTCGCCGATGAGGGCGACAGCATGCTCTCCATCGCCACGGCGATCGGGCACGAGCTCGCGTTGCCTGTCGAGCCGGTGTCGACCGAGAGTTTCGGATTCCTGGGCAGCATCTTCGCCATGGATCAGCCGTCCTCCAGTGCGAAGACCCGGGAACTGTTCGGTTGGCAGCCGAAGCATCCGAGCCTGCTCGACGATCTCCGGGCCGGCGACTATCCCTCCTGA
- a CDS encoding TetR-like C-terminal domain-containing protein, translated as MARMNLTSRGIIAAAADIADRDGFDGVTVSSIARDLGVQPASLYGHVKDRAAVLDGIHELALDELADRIAAAVAGRAGRDALIGLAEAHRSYAADFPGRWHALQLPATPEVAGSPAAARVASLTLAMLRGYPLQGNDLVHATRMLAATINGYITLERAGSFGHRSPGSDESWQHTLNALDAVLRQWSTRPDDEHDRGTEHHRGTEQGRNGAGE; from the coding sequence ATGGCTCGTATGAATCTGACGTCGCGCGGGATCATCGCCGCGGCCGCGGACATCGCGGATCGGGACGGCTTCGACGGCGTCACCGTGTCCTCGATCGCCCGCGACCTCGGGGTCCAGCCGGCGAGTCTGTACGGCCACGTCAAGGATCGTGCTGCGGTGCTGGACGGCATCCATGAACTCGCGCTGGACGAACTCGCCGACCGGATCGCCGCGGCCGTCGCCGGCCGAGCCGGTCGGGATGCGCTGATCGGCCTGGCCGAGGCCCACCGCAGCTACGCCGCCGACTTCCCCGGGCGCTGGCATGCGCTGCAACTGCCGGCCACACCCGAGGTCGCGGGCTCACCGGCGGCGGCTCGAGTGGCGTCCCTGACACTGGCGATGCTTCGCGGATATCCCTTGCAGGGCAACGATCTGGTGCATGCCACCCGGATGCTGGCGGCAACGATCAACGGCTACATCACCCTGGAGCGGGCCGGCAGCTTCGGCCACCGGAGTCCGGGCAGCGACGAGTCGTGGCAGCACACGCTCAATGCTCTGGACGCCGTCCTGCGGCAGTGGTCGACGCGGCCGGACGACGAGCATGACCGCGGTACGGAGCATCACCGCGGTACGGAGCAGGGGCGAAACGGAGCAGGGGAGTGA
- a CDS encoding GDSL-type esterase/lipase family protein, translating into MITTGNTTELIRGAAELEETERGLRIHRLPGWVRRQYPDGQLLSMETQTSGVRLEMVTEAKTIELTLHPSRIAFRGADRPRGAVDVLVDGQLFCRDTLDGGDVVEVDFVSGDSNFLPGPPHRTAVTGLPTGEHRVEIWLPHNESVEVVDLTADLPLRAARARRRLWVHHGSSISHGSNAAAPTEIWPVIAAQRGGVELRNLGFGGSAQVDPFMARVIRDTDADLISVKLGINVVNADAMRLRAFVPAVHGFLDTIRDGHPQTPLLLISPIFSGIHEQVPGPGAVDVSTLGTDQVRFIATGHPEEVQRGALTLEVIRRELASLVERRDDDPQLHYLDGSNLYGAADADQLPLVDGLHPGPAAHRVIGERFADRVFTVDGPFGPARS; encoded by the coding sequence ATGATCACGACGGGGAACACCACCGAGCTGATCCGCGGCGCGGCGGAGCTGGAAGAGACCGAGCGGGGCCTGCGGATCCATCGGCTCCCCGGTTGGGTCCGGCGGCAGTATCCGGACGGGCAGTTGCTGTCGATGGAGACCCAGACCTCCGGCGTCCGGCTGGAGATGGTCACCGAGGCCAAGACGATCGAGCTCACCCTGCATCCGTCCCGGATCGCCTTTCGCGGCGCGGACCGGCCACGCGGTGCGGTGGATGTGCTCGTCGACGGACAGCTCTTCTGCCGAGACACCCTGGACGGCGGCGACGTCGTCGAGGTCGACTTCGTGTCCGGAGACTCCAACTTCCTGCCGGGGCCGCCGCATCGGACCGCCGTCACCGGGCTGCCGACGGGCGAGCACCGGGTCGAGATCTGGTTGCCGCACAACGAGTCGGTGGAGGTGGTCGACCTGACCGCGGACCTGCCGCTGCGCGCCGCGCGGGCGCGAAGGCGGCTGTGGGTGCACCACGGCAGCTCGATCAGCCACGGCTCGAATGCGGCGGCACCGACCGAGATCTGGCCGGTCATCGCCGCACAGCGCGGTGGCGTCGAGTTGCGCAATCTCGGCTTCGGTGGCAGCGCGCAGGTCGACCCGTTCATGGCACGGGTGATCCGGGACACCGACGCCGATCTGATCAGCGTCAAGCTCGGCATCAACGTGGTCAACGCCGATGCGATGCGGCTGCGGGCGTTCGTACCGGCGGTGCACGGCTTCCTGGACACCATCAGGGACGGCCATCCGCAGACGCCGCTGCTGCTCATCTCGCCGATCTTCAGCGGGATCCACGAGCAGGTGCCCGGTCCGGGTGCGGTCGACGTGTCGACGCTGGGCACCGATCAGGTCCGCTTCATCGCCACCGGGCACCCCGAGGAGGTGCAACGCGGGGCGCTGACGCTGGAGGTGATCCGTCGCGAACTCGCCTCGTTGGTGGAACGTCGCGACGACGATCCGCAGCTGCACTATCTGGACGGCAGCAACCTGTACGGCGCCGCCGACGCCGACCAGCTGCCGCTGGTCGACGGGCTGCATCCCGGCCCGGCTGCCCACCGAGTGATCGGTGAGCGGTTCGCCGATCGGGTCTTCACCGTCGACGGGCCGTTCGGTCCGGCACGCTCCTGA
- a CDS encoding LacI family DNA-binding transcriptional regulator — translation MPASNPTMRDVAARAGVGVGTVSRVVNKSASVSPETRARVEQAIAETGFHRNEVARMLRPGQSSSTIGLIIDDLENPFTSAVAAGAVQVAKSRDHVLLIGSTQRDQDTERELAREFVRRQVDGLLIVSSDRSPIDETTGISSVPVVYLDRAPAGGRYDRVLLDNHSGVKAALTRMLDAGHRRIAYIGGSPRAMTGATRLQSYKKLLSQRGVTPDPSLISMHNYSTDAAREATIALLRADDPPTAIFSDNNRMTLGAIQAVTTLGVEVDLAGFDDLELADLLPFEVDLIVYSPSDLGRRGAEQLFRRIDGDHGPVRTLRVPTRLDRRGRRFVGLLPT, via the coding sequence ATGCCAGCGTCGAATCCCACGATGCGCGATGTCGCTGCCCGTGCCGGAGTCGGCGTCGGAACCGTCTCGCGGGTGGTCAACAAGAGTGCGAGCGTCAGCCCGGAGACCCGAGCGCGGGTCGAGCAGGCGATCGCCGAGACCGGATTCCACCGCAACGAGGTGGCCCGGATGCTGCGCCCGGGCCAGTCGTCGTCGACGATCGGGTTGATCATCGACGACCTGGAGAACCCGTTCACCTCGGCAGTCGCCGCCGGCGCGGTCCAGGTCGCCAAGAGTCGCGACCACGTGCTGTTGATCGGCAGCACGCAACGCGATCAGGACACCGAACGCGAGCTGGCCCGGGAGTTCGTCCGCCGGCAGGTGGACGGCTTGTTGATCGTCTCCAGCGACCGGTCCCCGATCGATGAGACCACCGGCATCTCCTCGGTCCCGGTGGTCTATCTGGATCGGGCACCGGCCGGCGGCCGCTACGACCGGGTGTTGCTGGACAACCACAGCGGCGTCAAGGCCGCTCTCACCAGGATGCTCGATGCCGGTCATCGGCGGATCGCCTACATCGGCGGCTCTCCGCGGGCGATGACCGGTGCAACGCGGCTGCAGTCCTACAAGAAGCTGCTCTCCCAGCGCGGGGTGACCCCGGACCCGTCGCTGATCTCGATGCACAACTACTCCACCGACGCCGCCCGCGAGGCGACGATCGCACTGCTCCGTGCCGACGACCCGCCGACGGCGATCTTCAGCGACAACAACCGGATGACGCTGGGCGCCATCCAGGCAGTCACCACGCTCGGTGTCGAGGTCGATCTGGCCGGTTTCGACGATCTGGAGCTGGCCGATCTGTTGCCGTTCGAGGTCGACCTGATCGTCTACTCGCCCAGCGATCTCGGTCGCCGTGGCGCCGAACAGCTCTTCCGCCGGATCGACGGTGATCATGGCCCGGTCCGGACGCTGCGGGTGCCGACCCGGCTGGACCGCCGCGGCCGCCGCTTCGTCGGGCTGCTGCCGACCTGA
- a CDS encoding 5-(carboxyamino)imidazole ribonucleotide synthase produces the protein MTYVVGIIGGGQLARMMHAASIGLGIDIKLLAEGPDVSAAQVVADVTVGDYTDPQTVRDFATGCDVVTFDHEHVPTGILIELEAAGVAVRPGPAALVHAQDKAVMRARLAELDIPCPANRPVGSVQELIGFGDEHGWPVIAKTTRGGYDGKGVFKIDSAAAAGEPFEGLPAGIGILAEEFVDFRRELSALVVRSPSGQAVAYPISETVQTDGVCTETTTPAPGLTRDQAVDCQQLALRIAHELEVTGLLAVELMQRQDGSVVVNELAMRPHNTGHWTIDGAHTSQFENHLRAVLDLPLGDPSGRAPWTVMANVLGGSVTDLTAALLHCFARDPKLRVQLYGKEVKPGRKVGHVTTFGDDRETVAKRARHAADYLMGVQR, from the coding sequence GTGACATACGTGGTGGGCATCATCGGCGGTGGGCAGTTGGCTCGGATGATGCATGCGGCATCGATCGGGCTCGGGATCGACATCAAGCTGCTGGCCGAGGGACCCGACGTGTCGGCGGCGCAGGTCGTCGCCGACGTCACTGTCGGCGACTACACCGACCCGCAGACCGTACGGGATTTTGCCACCGGCTGCGATGTGGTCACCTTTGATCATGAGCACGTCCCGACCGGGATCCTGATCGAACTCGAGGCGGCCGGTGTCGCCGTCCGCCCGGGCCCGGCCGCGCTGGTGCACGCCCAGGACAAGGCGGTGATGCGGGCCCGGCTGGCCGAGCTGGACATCCCGTGTCCGGCCAACCGGCCGGTCGGCTCGGTGCAGGAGCTGATCGGCTTCGGCGACGAGCACGGCTGGCCGGTGATCGCCAAGACCACCCGTGGCGGTTATGACGGCAAGGGTGTCTTCAAGATCGACTCCGCCGCCGCGGCCGGTGAACCGTTCGAAGGATTGCCGGCAGGGATCGGGATCCTGGCCGAGGAGTTCGTCGACTTCCGCCGCGAGCTCAGCGCCCTGGTGGTCCGCTCGCCGAGCGGCCAGGCGGTCGCGTACCCGATCAGTGAGACGGTGCAGACCGACGGCGTCTGCACCGAGACCACCACACCTGCTCCGGGACTGACCCGGGATCAGGCGGTCGACTGTCAGCAGTTGGCGTTGCGGATCGCCCACGAGCTCGAGGTGACCGGGCTGCTGGCGGTGGAGCTGATGCAGCGCCAGGACGGCAGCGTCGTGGTCAACGAGCTGGCGATGCGGCCGCACAACACCGGGCACTGGACCATCGACGGCGCGCACACCTCGCAGTTCGAGAATCACCTGCGGGCGGTGCTCGACCTGCCGCTCGGCGATCCGAGCGGCCGGGCGCCGTGGACGGTGATGGCCAACGTGCTCGGCGGCAGCGTCACCGATCTGACCGCGGCACTGCTGCACTGCTTCGCCCGTGACCCCAAGCTCCGGGTCCAGCTGTACGGCAAGGAGGTCAAGCCCGGCCGCAAGGTCGGCCACGTGACAACCTTCGGCGACGACCGCGAGACCGTGGCCAAGCGGGCCCGGCACGCCGCCGACTATCTGATGGGAGTCCAGCGATGA
- the purE gene encoding 5-(carboxyamino)imidazole ribonucleotide mutase, protein MNQAPARVGIVMGSDSDWPVMAEAGVALEEFGICYAADVVSAHRMPEAMVDYGRTAHTRGLEVIIAGAGGAAHLPGMLAALTPLPVIGVPVPLKYLDGMDSLLSIVQMPAGVPVATVSIGNARNAGLLAARILAAGDASLTQAMIDFQDRLRQAAEAKGEKVRSASASGSSD, encoded by the coding sequence ATGAACCAGGCACCGGCACGGGTCGGGATCGTGATGGGGTCGGATTCGGACTGGCCCGTGATGGCCGAGGCCGGTGTCGCCCTGGAGGAGTTCGGGATCTGCTACGCCGCCGACGTGGTCTCGGCACACCGGATGCCGGAGGCGATGGTCGACTACGGACGCACCGCCCACACCCGCGGCCTCGAGGTGATCATCGCCGGCGCCGGGGGTGCGGCGCATCTGCCGGGGATGCTGGCCGCGCTCACCCCGCTGCCGGTGATCGGCGTCCCGGTGCCGCTGAAATACCTGGACGGGATGGACTCGCTGCTGTCGATCGTGCAGATGCCGGCCGGCGTGCCGGTCGCCACCGTATCGATCGGCAACGCCCGCAACGCGGGCCTGCTCGCGGCCCGGATCCTGGCGGCCGGCGATGCCTCGCTGACCCAGGCCATGATCGATTTCCAGGATCGGCTTCGGCAGGCGGCCGAGGCCAAGGGTGAGAAGGTCCGCTCGGCGTCGGCCTCCGGCTCGTCCGACTGA
- a CDS encoding EI24 domain-containing protein, which translates to MITEALSGAALLGRGLGLVLGKRRIMLLGGLPPLITSIIFLALLITLIGNLGDLLPAIAAFAAGWPGWLHVTMEVAIGIALVGGSILIMVLVFSAVTLAVGSPAYDKIAELVDHELGDPPQAPPEERLPAAVGRAIRQTLALVVISLIGAIAFALLGLVPLLGQVLAPVLSALFGAWLLCIELLGPAFERRGLLRLSDRRVAMARRRWHTLGFAVPCFLLLAIPFVSVLVFPAATAGATLLARDLRAEEALPDNG; encoded by the coding sequence ATGATCACCGAGGCACTGAGCGGTGCGGCTCTGCTCGGTCGCGGGCTGGGCCTGGTGCTCGGCAAGCGTCGGATCATGCTGCTCGGCGGACTGCCGCCGCTGATCACCTCGATCATCTTCCTGGCGTTGTTGATCACTCTGATCGGCAACCTCGGCGACCTGCTGCCGGCGATCGCGGCGTTCGCCGCCGGATGGCCGGGCTGGCTGCACGTGACCATGGAGGTCGCGATCGGCATCGCCCTGGTCGGCGGTTCGATCCTGATCATGGTGCTGGTGTTCAGCGCGGTCACGTTGGCTGTCGGTTCGCCGGCCTACGACAAGATCGCCGAGTTGGTCGATCATGAGCTCGGCGACCCGCCGCAGGCGCCGCCGGAGGAGCGACTGCCGGCCGCCGTCGGACGGGCCATCCGTCAGACGCTGGCCCTGGTGGTGATCTCGCTGATCGGTGCGATCGCGTTCGCGCTGCTCGGTCTGGTGCCCCTGCTCGGCCAGGTGCTGGCGCCGGTGCTGTCAGCCCTGTTCGGCGCCTGGCTGCTCTGTATCGAGTTGCTCGGGCCGGCGTTCGAACGCCGCGGCCTGCTCCGACTGTCCGACCGACGGGTGGCGATGGCCCGCCGCCGATGGCACACCCTGGGGTTCGCCGTCCCGTGTTTCCTGCTGTTGGCGATCCCGTTCGTCTCGGTGCTGGTCTTCCCTGCCGCGACCGCCGGGGCGACCCTGCTGGCCCGCGACCTGCGCGCCGAAGAGGCCCTGCCCGACAACGGATAA
- a CDS encoding HAD family acid phosphatase, with protein MAAAAGLLVAGLLLVPVSATAAPQHGQPEEQGVGARLAPRTHFVMRADGSSGLRADGEGIPNIDSVKSTIRSYYGDTGDGIANKTSSPYITELDRLVGSQQRKLAREYRHAVRHGDRPALVFDADDTTLWTYDMEAAAMDFVFDPELQDEWVQAQRFAATPGMVDLVNSAAAMGYQIFGLTGRNDDQKAATVANLRKVGYTAFTEDRFYTKWTGEGDSQQPDYISCAEAKCSTVEYKALTRRHIEAAGYDIVANFGDQWSDLQGGYADRTVKLPNPTYYLPSPNLPGVHQPWLAPRTHFTMRPDGSSGNRPDGEGIPNIDSVKSTIRSYYGDTGNGISDKENSAYITELTKIIDQRGHPVINSCRREARHGGNPAIVLDADDTTLWTYDMEAGAMDFVYDPALQDEWVQAEKFPATPAMTSFVDAADAAGCTIVGLTGRNDDQKSATIGNLTSVGYEGFTASNYYTKWTGEGDSQQPDYISCAEAKCSTIEYKSQTRAHVEDPAGGDYDIVANFGDQYSDLIGGHADRSIKLPNPTYYLP; from the coding sequence ATGGCTGCGGCCGCAGGATTGCTTGTCGCCGGGCTGCTGCTGGTGCCCGTCTCCGCGACCGCCGCGCCGCAGCACGGACAGCCGGAGGAACAAGGAGTCGGGGCCCGGCTCGCGCCGCGCACCCATTTCGTGATGCGGGCCGACGGCTCCAGCGGGCTGCGCGCGGACGGGGAGGGGATCCCGAACATCGATTCGGTGAAGTCCACGATCCGCAGCTACTACGGCGACACCGGTGACGGGATCGCGAACAAGACGTCCTCGCCGTACATCACCGAACTGGACCGGTTGGTCGGCAGCCAGCAGCGCAAGCTCGCTCGCGAATACCGCCACGCCGTCCGGCACGGTGACCGACCGGCCCTGGTCTTCGACGCCGACGACACCACGTTGTGGACCTACGACATGGAAGCCGCGGCGATGGACTTCGTGTTCGATCCGGAGCTGCAGGACGAGTGGGTGCAGGCGCAGCGGTTCGCCGCGACTCCCGGAATGGTCGACCTGGTCAACTCCGCCGCGGCGATGGGCTATCAGATCTTCGGGCTGACCGGCCGCAACGATGATCAGAAGGCAGCGACCGTGGCCAACCTGCGCAAGGTCGGCTACACCGCCTTCACCGAGGACCGTTTCTACACCAAGTGGACCGGCGAGGGCGACAGCCAGCAGCCGGACTACATCAGCTGCGCCGAAGCCAAGTGCAGCACGGTGGAGTACAAGGCGTTGACCCGCCGGCACATCGAGGCGGCCGGCTACGACATCGTGGCCAACTTCGGTGATCAATGGTCCGACCTGCAGGGTGGCTATGCCGATCGCACGGTCAAGCTGCCCAACCCCACCTACTACCTGCCGTCACCGAATCTGCCGGGCGTGCACCAGCCCTGGCTGGCGCCGCGGACCCACTTCACGATGCGGCCGGACGGTTCCAGCGGCAACCGGCCGGACGGGGAAGGAATCCCGAACATCGATTCGGTGAAGTCCACGATCCGCAGCTACTACGGCGACACCGGCAACGGCATCTCCGACAAGGAGAATTCTGCCTACATCACCGAGCTGACCAAGATCATCGATCAGCGCGGTCACCCGGTGATCAACAGCTGCCGGCGGGAGGCTCGGCACGGCGGTAACCCCGCGATCGTGCTGGACGCCGACGACACCACGCTGTGGACCTACGACATGGAGGCCGGTGCGATGGACTTCGTCTACGACCCGGCTCTGCAGGACGAATGGGTGCAGGCCGAGAAGTTCCCGGCGACCCCGGCGATGACCTCCTTCGTCGACGCCGCCGACGCGGCCGGCTGCACCATCGTCGGACTGACCGGCCGCAATGACGACCAGAAGTCGGCGACGATCGGCAACCTGACCAGTGTCGGGTACGAGGGCTTCACGGCGTCGAACTACTACACCAAGTGGACCGGAGAGGGCGACAGCCAACAGCCCGACTACATCAGTTGCGCCGAGGCCAAGTGCAGCACCATCGAATACAAGTCGCAGACCCGGGCCCACGTCGAGGATCCGGCCGGCGGTGACTACGACATCGTGGCCAACTTCGGCGACCAGTACTCCGATCTGATCGGCGGTCACGCCGACCGCAGCATCAAGCTGCCGAACCCCACCTACTACCTGCCCTGA
- a CDS encoding universal stress protein: protein MNDPAAQPGKPTIVVGVTPGQPDIVIRHAAKLACKIGGRLVCAFVDTGQLSMFEGADGTLMSMPLDPDIVDEPTPFPDELHDQLQEICDNKQVPVEFRRPMGEPAIALAELAETEQAYMIMVGTRRPGFRASLAEFFSGSVAAHLTHRQPRPVVVIPLTPSEAGELPWDEGD, encoded by the coding sequence ATGAACGACCCAGCAGCGCAGCCGGGCAAACCGACCATCGTCGTCGGCGTGACACCGGGGCAGCCCGACATCGTGATCAGACACGCAGCCAAGCTGGCCTGCAAGATCGGCGGCCGGCTGGTCTGCGCCTTCGTCGACACCGGCCAGCTGAGCATGTTCGAGGGCGCCGACGGCACCCTGATGTCGATGCCGCTGGACCCCGACATCGTCGACGAACCGACGCCCTTCCCCGACGAGTTGCACGACCAGCTGCAGGAGATCTGCGACAACAAACAGGTGCCGGTCGAATTCCGCCGGCCGATGGGCGAACCGGCGATCGCGCTCGCCGAGCTCGCCGAGACCGAGCAGGCCTACATGATCATGGTCGGCACCCGCCGGCCCGGTTTTCGGGCCAGCCTGGCCGAGTTCTTCAGCGGCTCGGTCGCAGCCCATCTGACCCACCGCCAGCCCCGTCCGGTGGTGGTGATCCCGTTGACACCGAGCGAGGCCGGAGAATTGCCCTGGGATGAAGGCGATTGA
- a CDS encoding sugar phosphate isomerase/epimerase family protein yields MPTLGTDKLSVQLYTVREALTEDVDGTLARIAEIGYKLVEPFGFQKFFDGLSAGLSTYGLSAPTTHSSLVDADVDDVLAAAKELGISTVIDPHTDPARWQSADDIVAIAKSLNAAAEKAAALGLTVGYHNHAFELESVIDGKHGLEILADNLAPEVILEVDTYWAAGGGADVPALLGKLGDRVQALHIKDGDGSKDVKKQVAVGDGSLPVWDFINAAPNMKYGVVELDDSAGDRFVAVADSFGYLTGKAA; encoded by the coding sequence ATGCCGACACTAGGCACCGACAAGCTGTCGGTCCAGCTCTACACCGTTCGCGAGGCGCTCACCGAGGATGTCGACGGCACCCTGGCCAGGATCGCCGAGATCGGCTACAAACTGGTCGAACCGTTCGGTTTCCAGAAGTTCTTCGACGGCCTGTCCGCCGGTCTGTCCACGTACGGGTTGAGCGCACCGACCACCCACAGCAGCCTGGTCGATGCCGACGTCGACGACGTGCTCGCCGCCGCCAAGGAGCTCGGCATCAGCACCGTGATCGATCCGCACACCGATCCGGCCCGCTGGCAGAGTGCCGACGACATCGTCGCGATTGCGAAGTCGCTGAACGCCGCCGCCGAGAAGGCCGCAGCCCTCGGCCTGACCGTCGGCTACCACAACCACGCCTTCGAACTGGAGTCGGTCATCGACGGCAAGCACGGGCTGGAGATCCTGGCCGACAACCTCGCCCCCGAGGTGATCCTCGAGGTCGACACCTACTGGGCAGCAGGCGGCGGCGCCGACGTGCCGGCGCTGCTCGGCAAGCTCGGCGACCGCGTCCAGGCGCTGCACATCAAGGACGGCGACGGCTCCAAGGATGTCAAGAAGCAGGTCGCCGTCGGCGACGGATCACTGCCGGTGTGGGACTTCATCAACGCCGCCCCGAACATGAAGTACGGCGTCGTCGAGCTCGACGACAGCGCCGGTGACCGGTTCGTCGCCGTTGCCGACAGCTTCGGCTACCTGACCGGAAAGGCGGCCTGA
- a CDS encoding Gfo/Idh/MocA family protein, with protein MAAKSGPIGVGIIGAGTISQTYLENLTSFPDVEVLAIGDIITEAADAKASEFGIEAHGGPEAVLGHDGVEMVVNLTIPAVHAEVALQAIEAGKHVFNEKPLSLDRVAAKGLLDAADKAGLRVGCAPDTFLGTGLQETRKIIERGDIGEPLTALTLMQSPGPESWHPNPAFLFQEGAGPLFDIGPYYFTALVQLFGAVEQVAAVGSKSREQRIIGSGPKAGEKFDVTVPTHVSASARFASGQSSQTILSFDSAARRILFEVNGSEGTIAVPDPNTFAGEIKIIGRTDEDWKTVATTEETSSRGTGALDMARAIREDRPHRATGAQAYHVLDIMESVAEAATSGDNVKLDSTFDRPELLPDDWDAKAKTL; from the coding sequence ATGGCAGCGAAGTCCGGACCCATCGGCGTCGGCATCATCGGCGCCGGCACGATCTCCCAGACCTACTTGGAGAATCTGACCTCCTTCCCCGACGTCGAGGTGCTGGCGATCGGTGACATCATCACCGAGGCGGCCGACGCCAAGGCCTCCGAGTTCGGCATCGAGGCCCATGGCGGGCCGGAGGCCGTGCTCGGCCACGACGGTGTCGAGATGGTGGTCAATCTGACCATTCCCGCGGTGCACGCCGAGGTGGCGTTGCAGGCCATCGAGGCCGGCAAGCACGTCTTCAACGAGAAGCCGCTGTCGCTGGATCGCGTTGCTGCCAAGGGATTGCTGGATGCCGCCGACAAGGCCGGCCTGCGGGTCGGCTGTGCCCCGGACACCTTCCTCGGCACCGGCCTGCAGGAGACCCGCAAGATCATCGAGCGGGGTGACATCGGCGAACCGCTGACCGCGTTGACGCTGATGCAGAGCCCGGGGCCGGAGTCCTGGCATCCCAATCCGGCCTTCCTCTTCCAGGAAGGCGCGGGACCGCTGTTCGACATCGGCCCGTACTACTTCACCGCACTGGTGCAGCTGTTCGGCGCCGTCGAGCAGGTCGCCGCGGTCGGGTCGAAGTCCCGGGAGCAGCGGATCATCGGATCGGGTCCGAAGGCGGGGGAGAAGTTCGACGTCACGGTGCCGACCCACGTCAGCGCCAGCGCCCGGTTCGCCTCCGGCCAGTCGTCGCAGACGATCCTGTCCTTCGACTCGGCGGCTCGCCGGATCCTGTTCGAGGTGAACGGCTCGGAGGGCACCATCGCGGTGCCGGATCCGAACACGTTCGCCGGCGAGATCAAGATCATCGGACGGACCGACGAGGACTGGAAGACCGTCGCCACCACCGAGGAGACCTCCTCGCGGGGCACCGGCGCACTGGACATGGCACGGGCGATCCGGGAGGACCGGCCGCACCGCGCGACCGGCGCTCAGGCCTACCACGTGCTGGACATCATGGAGTCGGTGGCCGAGGCCGCGACCTCCGGTGACAACGTCAAGCTGGACAGCACCTTCGACCGTCCGGAGCTGCTGCCGGACGACTGGGACGCCAAGGCGAAGACCCTCTGA